Proteins encoded together in one Leptospira semungkisensis window:
- a CDS encoding CdaR family protein — MFKLLLNNWQAKLGSILLATLFYINLQNSKILVRETNIKIEYPKLTGGMSIAKGSDTTFPVKVEGVRDYVNFYTPSLKAYVNPAELRPGENMVSVARIGGIPAGLRVTRLRDKVKIIVESNVSRTLVLDTKFQGDPPKEYLKSSHFVSPASLVVVGNPTQLEKLGHLSLPPIPLKDKTKTFTQKFKVPDLPAGLRYRDNQKEVSVTVNIIADSSTPGESIVLGVPVRCQNLDKNLEAEFSEQEISVKLQSKTPLRSIQIIKGLSASVVCSHKYDSKTRKILPDGKPVLAKVRLTKSPTLKSVDIQSYFPDRISILYRIRPDLDQTGDGSEDGSDGSSDPNSEEPLPEPEEE, encoded by the coding sequence ATGTTTAAGCTTCTCCTGAATAACTGGCAGGCAAAGCTGGGATCTATTCTTCTCGCTACATTATTTTATATTAATTTACAGAATTCTAAAATTCTTGTGAGGGAAACCAATATCAAGATAGAATATCCCAAGCTTACCGGTGGAATGAGTATCGCAAAGGGTTCGGATACTACTTTTCCGGTAAAAGTAGAAGGGGTAAGAGATTATGTAAACTTCTACACTCCTTCCTTAAAGGCATACGTGAATCCTGCAGAACTCCGTCCCGGGGAAAATATGGTGAGTGTGGCACGTATCGGAGGAATCCCTGCCGGACTTCGAGTCACTCGGTTGAGAGATAAGGTCAAGATCATAGTAGAATCCAACGTGAGTCGAACCTTGGTCTTAGACACTAAGTTTCAGGGAGATCCTCCTAAGGAATATCTGAAGTCTTCTCATTTTGTTTCTCCTGCAAGCCTGGTAGTTGTAGGAAATCCAACTCAGTTGGAGAAGCTTGGACATCTTTCTCTTCCTCCAATTCCTCTAAAGGACAAAACGAAAACATTTACTCAAAAATTTAAGGTGCCCGATCTTCCCGCAGGTTTGCGATATAGAGATAACCAAAAAGAAGTCTCGGTTACCGTGAATATCATCGCAGATTCTTCTACACCTGGAGAAAGCATCGTACTCGGAGTTCCTGTTCGCTGTCAGAACCTGGACAAGAATTTAGAGGCCGAATTTTCAGAGCAAGAGATCTCAGTAAAACTGCAATCCAAGACTCCATTGAGAAGCATTCAGATCATCAAGGGATTATCTGCAAGCGTAGTCTGTTCTCATAAATATGATTCTAAAACCCGCAAGATACTTCCTGATGGAAAGCCTGTGCTTGCTAAGGTGAGACTGACCAAGTCTCCTACTTTGAAGTCGGTGGACATACAAAGCTATTTCCCAGACAGAATCTCTATCCTGTATCGGATCCGACCTGATCTGGACCAAACAGGAGACGGTAGTGAGGATGGAAGTGACGGAAGCAGCGATCCGAATTCCGAAGAGCCACTACCTGAACCAGAGGAAGAATGA
- the cdaA gene encoding diadenylate cyclase CdaA, with product MGFFKNITLFQSDKFGINVILDILIVSFLIYQFYSTIRRTRGVQLLLGIGLIWVLGIFAQYLEFELLDWIIDNIRPALVFAIIVLLQPELRKITGDMARLRLFRPFLLKTATDLDEIVEAAKIMARNKTGSLIAIVREHSLKDIAEQAVQLDAILSTSLLLTIFKKNTALHDGAVIIEQNRIACAGAFLPMATNLDDARMGARHRAALGIAEESDAVIVVTSEETGEISVCHDGEMIHPVKPIELKNLLNTILQEKKAGPSTEKRSELEEKEEPNV from the coding sequence ATGGGTTTTTTTAAGAATATTACCCTGTTTCAAAGCGATAAATTCGGGATCAATGTGATCCTGGATATACTGATCGTAAGCTTTCTCATTTATCAGTTTTATTCTACCATTCGCAGAACAAGAGGAGTACAGCTTCTTCTTGGGATCGGGCTCATTTGGGTTCTTGGAATCTTTGCCCAGTATCTGGAATTCGAGCTCTTGGACTGGATCATAGACAATATCCGTCCTGCATTGGTGTTTGCCATCATCGTTTTATTGCAGCCAGAGCTTCGTAAGATTACAGGAGACATGGCTCGACTGAGACTGTTTAGACCCTTCTTATTAAAAACTGCGACTGATCTGGACGAAATCGTAGAAGCGGCAAAGATCATGGCCCGCAATAAGACAGGTTCACTCATTGCTATCGTAAGAGAGCATAGTTTGAAAGATATCGCCGAGCAGGCAGTGCAACTGGATGCAATCCTTTCTACGAGTCTTCTTCTTACCATATTCAAAAAGAATACTGCGCTTCATGACGGTGCTGTCATCATAGAACAAAACAGGATCGCCTGTGCCGGTGCCTTCTTGCCAATGGCTACGAACTTGGACGATGCCAGAATGGGTGCGAGACACCGTGCTGCCCTTGGTATTGCAGAAGAATCGGACGCAGTCATCGTGGTCACTTCCGAAGAAACGGGAGAAATTTCCGTATGCCACGACGGAGAAATGATCCATCCGGTCAAACCGATCGAGCTCAAGAATCTATTGAACACTATTCTGCAAGAGAAGAAGGCGGGGCCTTCTACTGAAAAAAGATCGGAACTAGAAGAAAAGGAGGAGCCGAATGTTTAA
- the dapB gene encoding 4-hydroxy-tetrahydrodipicolinate reductase → MSRKNRVAVIGASGRMGKAIIQVLSQSKLSELSASVVSKGSVYLGLDSGLHSGLKQNEILFSDDIAKAISESDAVIDFSIREILPEVLEYCKASKKPVVVGTTGLVDSHKELLKETSKTIPIVYSPNMSIGVNLLFKLTEIAAKVMGDLADIEILDIHHRHKKDAPSGTAEKLKSILLETLGRSESNIVHGRQGILPERDPKEIAVHTFRAGEVIGDHTVYFFTPEERVEITHKAQDRKTFAVGSVKAAEFLIGKQKGLYDMFSVLGL, encoded by the coding sequence TTGTCTCGTAAGAATCGCGTAGCAGTTATCGGGGCCTCCGGAAGAATGGGGAAGGCGATCATTCAGGTCCTTTCCCAGTCCAAACTTTCTGAACTTTCCGCGAGTGTTGTCAGCAAAGGCTCCGTGTATCTAGGTTTGGATTCCGGTTTGCATTCCGGGCTCAAGCAAAATGAAATATTATTCTCTGACGATATAGCTAAGGCAATCTCCGAATCGGATGCAGTGATTGATTTTTCGATCCGAGAGATCCTTCCAGAAGTATTAGAATATTGTAAAGCTTCTAAAAAGCCTGTCGTTGTGGGAACTACCGGTCTTGTAGATTCTCATAAGGAATTATTAAAAGAAACTTCCAAGACGATTCCTATCGTGTATTCTCCGAATATGTCCATAGGAGTGAACCTTCTATTCAAGCTGACCGAAATCGCTGCCAAGGTGATGGGAGATTTAGCAGATATAGAGATCTTAGACATTCATCATCGTCATAAAAAGGACGCACCTTCCGGGACTGCGGAGAAGTTAAAAAGCATTCTTCTGGAAACACTCGGTCGTAGTGAGTCCAATATCGTACACGGAAGACAAGGAATCCTTCCTGAAAGAGATCCAAAGGAAATCGCGGTCCATACTTTTAGAGCGGGAGAAGTGATCGGAGATCATACTGTCTACTTCTTCACACCGGAAGAAAGAGTAGAGATCACTCATAAGGCTCAGGACAGAAAGACATTCGCAGTCGGTTCCGTAAAAGCGGCCGAGTTTTTGATCGGAAAGCAAAAGGGTCTCTACGATATGTTCTCCGTGTTGGGATTGTAG
- the dapA gene encoding 4-hydroxy-tetrahydrodipicolinate synthase: MFQGVFTAIITPFRNGKIDYDSYFSLLDKQIQARVSGVVPCGTTGESPTLSHEEHAELIRETVKHVKKRILVVAGTGSNSTREAVELTEAACKDGVDGILQVNPYYNKPTQEGLYLHFKEVADHSSVPVMLYNIPGRTSVNLLPETVLRLSEHPKIRSMKEATGDLGQMAKLISLVGDKMTVLSGDDNLTLPLLAVGGKGVVSVISNIFPESLVKLVESFQKGDLATAQKIHYDFLDFFSLAFLETNPIPIKAVMNWNGYSSAEIRLPMTTLTPGPGADKLKKTVSDLIAKGYK; encoded by the coding sequence ATGTTTCAAGGCGTTTTTACGGCCATTATTACCCCCTTCCGAAACGGAAAAATCGATTACGATTCCTATTTTTCCCTTCTGGATAAGCAGATCCAAGCACGGGTAAGCGGAGTGGTGCCTTGCGGTACTACCGGCGAATCTCCCACTCTTTCCCACGAAGAACATGCGGAACTTATCCGCGAAACCGTGAAACATGTAAAGAAGCGTATCTTGGTTGTGGCGGGAACTGGTTCGAATTCTACTCGCGAAGCTGTAGAATTGACCGAGGCCGCTTGCAAGGACGGAGTCGACGGGATCTTACAAGTCAATCCGTATTATAACAAGCCTACTCAAGAAGGACTTTATCTTCATTTTAAAGAAGTCGCGGATCATTCATCCGTGCCTGTGATGTTGTACAATATTCCCGGCAGAACTTCGGTAAATTTATTGCCTGAGACAGTACTTCGTCTTTCCGAACATCCTAAGATCCGTTCTATGAAAGAAGCAACAGGAGATCTGGGCCAGATGGCAAAGCTTATCTCCTTGGTTGGAGACAAGATGACTGTTCTTTCCGGCGACGATAACCTTACTCTTCCGCTTCTTGCTGTGGGAGGAAAAGGTGTGGTCTCCGTGATCTCTAATATCTTTCCTGAAAGTCTCGTAAAACTTGTAGAGTCTTTTCAGAAGGGCGATCTTGCCACTGCGCAAAAGATACATTACGATTTTCTGGATTTCTTCTCTCTTGCTTTCTTGGAAACGAATCCTATTCCGATTAAGGCAGTCATGAATTGGAACGGTTACTCTTCTGCAGAGATACGTTTACCTATGACCACTCTGACTCCTGGACCGGGGGCGGATAAATTGAAAAAAACTGTATCCGATCTGATCGCAAAAGGTTATAAATAA
- a CDS encoding MFS transporter: MILFYYLSSILGLLAGNMFNYTAIILSQSISSSDEFSGWVFFCVCIPLLFLSFTAGRLLDKYSRKWVLVGAQLTMGTGSAFAAVCLHFGWIAEGRPYLLLVSSLLSGIGLTFVMPGRFAILGDILDHSKLGKHSVWLNTFVLFGYGLAPLVSGSLKEFFSFKIVFVGIASAYLLSVLFLSFLPIAARERATNSTQPGFSDLVQYLRKSELVSQFLILMGAVVLLVGPVQVLLPRYTKHVLGLGEAGRGALLASLGVGLVLGGMFTFLLHGVRKRGHILFGSALASCLLFSLIPFLSSSLVWTTIVFFVFGTLTGIIITLIPAGIQLHTENHIRGRVLSLYSLVFLFVPAITGILSGFFSDRIGISPTFVWAGFLEMGALIYMSWRMDQVRNH; encoded by the coding sequence GTGATCTTATTTTATTATCTTTCTTCAATCCTAGGACTTTTGGCGGGGAATATGTTCAATTATACCGCCATCATTCTTTCACAAAGTATTTCTTCTTCTGATGAATTCTCCGGTTGGGTTTTCTTTTGCGTATGCATTCCTCTTCTTTTCTTGAGTTTTACTGCGGGAAGACTCTTAGATAAGTACTCTCGAAAATGGGTCTTAGTAGGAGCTCAACTCACGATGGGGACTGGTTCCGCATTTGCGGCGGTTTGTCTTCATTTCGGTTGGATCGCAGAAGGAAGGCCGTATCTTCTTCTGGTATCTTCTCTTCTGTCCGGAATCGGATTGACCTTTGTTATGCCAGGAAGGTTTGCAATCCTAGGAGATATATTAGATCATTCTAAACTAGGAAAGCATAGTGTTTGGCTGAATACTTTCGTGCTTTTCGGATACGGTTTAGCGCCTCTCGTTTCCGGTTCCCTGAAAGAGTTCTTCTCTTTCAAGATCGTATTCGTAGGGATCGCTTCTGCGTATTTATTGAGTGTGCTCTTTCTATCTTTTCTCCCAATCGCTGCTCGAGAAAGAGCGACGAATTCTACTCAACCAGGATTTTCTGATCTTGTTCAATACTTACGTAAGTCTGAATTGGTATCTCAGTTTTTGATCCTAATGGGCGCAGTGGTCTTGTTAGTCGGACCGGTGCAAGTGCTTCTTCCTAGATATACAAAGCATGTGCTGGGTTTAGGAGAGGCGGGCAGGGGAGCCTTGCTTGCATCCTTAGGGGTGGGCCTCGTGCTTGGGGGAATGTTCACCTTCCTTTTACATGGAGTTCGTAAGAGAGGGCATATACTCTTCGGTTCTGCTTTGGCGAGCTGTCTCTTATTCTCTTTGATCCCTTTTCTTTCTTCGAGCCTTGTCTGGACTACAATCGTATTCTTTGTATTTGGAACCTTAACAGGAATTATCATCACTCTGATTCCTGCAGGAATCCAATTGCATACAGAGAATCATATTAGAGGAAGGGTGCTTTCTCTTTATAGTTTGGTATTCCTATTTGTGCCCGCGATTACAGGAATTCTTTCCGGCTTTTTCTCGGATAGGATTGGGATCTCGCCTACATTTGTTTGGGCAGGCTTCTTAGAAATGGGCGCTCTTATCTATATGAGTTGGAGAATGGACCAAGTGCGGAATCATTAG
- a CDS encoding helix-turn-helix domain-containing protein produces MKIFVWNSRSLLIGKLEQLSFHSERSAYLICSLNSENFRIAAEPNGNWQNCTCALVPQGLQIKIDAKNHLISAMSIETQDVQKILSDSKGPGIQIEPKVLEDPFRKISNLLEETNSDTDRQRKLLAEVDQLIPANFGPIKMDARISAVVDKISENLSENLNIEELANLAGLSSSRLEHLFKEASGISLSEFKTWQRLKAASLAISNGENLTEAALSAGFYDSAHFTNSFKKTYGFAPSLFLNSKTKFYFF; encoded by the coding sequence TTGAAAATCTTCGTTTGGAACTCTAGATCCCTTCTGATTGGAAAATTGGAACAACTTTCCTTTCATTCAGAACGTTCTGCCTATCTGATCTGTAGCTTAAACTCTGAAAATTTTCGGATCGCAGCCGAGCCAAATGGAAACTGGCAAAACTGTACATGTGCTTTGGTTCCCCAAGGACTTCAGATCAAGATAGACGCGAAGAATCATCTGATCTCTGCAATGAGCATAGAGACCCAGGATGTTCAGAAGATCTTGTCTGATTCGAAAGGTCCTGGGATCCAGATCGAACCAAAGGTCTTAGAAGATCCTTTCCGAAAGATCTCGAATCTTTTAGAAGAAACAAACTCAGATACAGATCGTCAGAGAAAGCTATTGGCAGAAGTAGATCAGTTGATCCCGGCAAATTTTGGACCGATCAAAATGGATGCGAGAATCTCTGCAGTCGTGGATAAGATCTCCGAAAATCTCTCTGAAAATTTAAACATAGAAGAACTCGCAAATCTAGCGGGACTTTCTTCCTCCAGACTAGAGCATCTATTCAAGGAAGCTTCCGGAATTTCTCTCAGTGAATTCAAAACATGGCAGAGACTAAAGGCTGCTTCTTTAGCAATTTCAAACGGAGAAAATCTGACAGAAGCAGCGTTAAGCGCGGGATTTTATGACTCTGCTCATTTTACAAATTCCTTCAAGAAGACGTATGGCTTTGCTCCTTCTCTATTCTTGAACTCCAAGACTAAATTCTATTTCTTCTAA